The Oceanisphaera avium genome includes a region encoding these proteins:
- the rsfS gene encoding ribosome silencing factor, giving the protein MQGQELYDFIVDKLDDSKAQDIQVLDVVGKSTITDCMIVCSGTSSRHVNAIAERLVMDAKQANLNYLSMQGKDLGEWVLVDLGDVIVHVMQDETRDLYQLEKLWGGPTAGASA; this is encoded by the coding sequence TTGCAAGGTCAAGAATTGTACGATTTTATTGTTGATAAGCTCGACGATAGTAAAGCCCAAGACATCCAAGTACTGGATGTGGTTGGCAAGTCCACCATTACCGATTGCATGATCGTATGCTCAGGCACCTCTAGCCGCCACGTTAATGCCATTGCCGAGCGTTTAGTCATGGACGCCAAGCAAGCTAACTTAAATTATTTAAGTATGCAGGGTAAAGACTTAGGTGAATGGGTATTAGTCGACTTAGGTGATGTGATTGTTCATGTCATGCAAGATGAAACCCGTGATTTATACCAACTTGAAAAACTTTGGGGTGGCCCAACCGCTGGAGCGTCAGCCTAA
- the rlmH gene encoding 23S rRNA (pseudouridine(1915)-N(3))-methyltransferase RlmH gives MKLQLVAVGTKMPAWVTSGFKEYQRRFPRDLPLELIEISAGKRGKNADIERILQREGELMLAAVAKSARIVTLDIPGRPWSTPQLATELERWQMDGRDVAILIGGPEGLAPACKAAAEQSWSLSNLTLPHPLVRVVTAESLYRAWSLNTNHPYHRE, from the coding sequence ATGAAACTACAACTGGTGGCAGTGGGCACCAAAATGCCTGCTTGGGTCACCAGCGGTTTTAAAGAATACCAACGCCGTTTCCCGCGGGATTTGCCCTTAGAGCTTATCGAAATTAGTGCCGGTAAACGGGGTAAAAACGCCGATATTGAGCGTATTTTACAACGTGAAGGGGAACTCATGCTGGCGGCAGTGGCGAAGTCGGCACGTATTGTGACGTTGGATATTCCTGGTCGCCCTTGGTCTACGCCGCAACTGGCCACTGAATTGGAGCGCTGGCAAATGGATGGCCGAGATGTGGCTATCTTAATTGGTGGGCCAGAGGGCTTAGCGCCGGCATGTAAAGCCGCCGCTGAGCAGTCTTGGTCGCTCTCCAATTTAACACTGCCGCATCCTTTAGTGCGTGTTGTTACAGCTGAAAGTCTGTATCGCGCCTGGAGCCTCAACACTAATCACCCCTACCACAGAGAATAA
- the mrdA gene encoding penicillin-binding protein 2 produces MAKPRVKMRDHGAESSLFWRRAVIAFISITVLMGVLVANLYHLQINEHQSYQTRSNDNRIKVVPVPPTRGLIFDRNGILLAENRPIYSLEIIPELAPELEQNVDKLIDLLDLDPSVKARFFNEVKRQRRFTPVVLVNRLDEDQVARFSINQHKFPGAAIEAYLKRFYPYRDTFTHVIGYVARINDKDVARLKADNKLANYAASQDIGKLGIERYYEDMLHGQTGYQEVEVNNRGRVIRTLKYQPPIPGNDIYLNVDVGLQVKAQKLMANRRGAAVIMTPKDGKILALISSPSYDPNLFVHGISGPEYRALLNNPDRPLINRASQGIYAPASTVKPMLAVMGLNEGIFTPGTRYFGGPYFQIPNTKHKFRDWRRWGHGWMDVYRAIEISADTFFYDLAYKAGIDTMHDYMSRFGFGEYSGIDLHEEANGTMPSRDWKRARHKQAWFQGDTISVGIGQGYWAATPLQLARAATILIDHGETIHPRLLHGIGTSEGMISMPISKGEPIELKHDSYWNVALAGMHRVINGKEGTARRAFADTPYTAAGKSGTAQVFSLAENQQYDHASTKEHLRDNALFIGYAPYEDPEVVVSVVLENVGGGSSHAAPVARSLIDLYMIPEIEPPVDDEESADE; encoded by the coding sequence ATGGCCAAACCGCGAGTAAAGATGCGCGATCATGGCGCTGAGTCTTCTTTGTTTTGGCGACGCGCTGTTATTGCTTTTATTAGCATTACGGTGTTGATGGGGGTGCTGGTCGCCAACTTATATCATCTGCAAATTAATGAGCATCAAAGCTATCAAACGCGCTCCAACGATAACCGCATTAAAGTGGTGCCCGTGCCGCCAACACGCGGTTTAATCTTTGACCGAAATGGTATCTTACTAGCCGAAAACCGCCCCATTTACAGCCTAGAAATTATCCCTGAGCTGGCTCCCGAGCTAGAGCAAAACGTTGATAAGTTAATTGACTTACTGGATCTCGACCCCAGCGTAAAAGCGCGCTTTTTTAATGAAGTAAAGCGCCAGCGTCGTTTTACGCCAGTGGTATTAGTAAATCGCCTCGATGAAGACCAAGTGGCGCGCTTTAGTATTAATCAGCATAAATTTCCCGGGGCGGCCATTGAAGCTTACTTAAAGCGCTTTTACCCCTATCGCGATACCTTTACCCATGTCATTGGCTATGTGGCGCGCATTAATGATAAAGACGTCGCCCGTCTTAAAGCCGACAATAAACTGGCCAATTATGCCGCCTCCCAAGACATAGGTAAGCTTGGCATAGAGCGTTATTATGAAGATATGTTGCATGGCCAAACCGGCTATCAAGAAGTGGAAGTCAATAACCGCGGGCGCGTGATCCGCACCCTAAAATATCAACCGCCCATCCCAGGCAATGATATTTATCTTAATGTGGATGTGGGCTTACAAGTTAAAGCACAAAAACTCATGGCTAATCGCCGTGGGGCGGCCGTGATCATGACCCCCAAAGATGGCAAAATTTTAGCGCTCATCTCAAGTCCAAGCTACGACCCTAACTTATTTGTCCATGGCATCAGTGGCCCCGAATATCGGGCGTTATTGAATAACCCCGACCGCCCGCTGATTAACCGCGCCAGTCAAGGTATCTATGCCCCTGCCTCTACGGTGAAACCTATGCTAGCAGTGATGGGCTTAAACGAGGGCATCTTTACCCCAGGGACGCGATATTTTGGTGGCCCCTATTTTCAAATTCCGAATACCAAGCATAAATTTCGCGACTGGCGCCGCTGGGGTCACGGCTGGATGGATGTCTATCGGGCCATTGAAATCTCTGCCGATACTTTTTTCTATGACTTGGCCTATAAAGCCGGCATCGACACCATGCACGATTATATGAGCCGCTTTGGCTTTGGTGAATATTCGGGCATCGATCTGCACGAAGAAGCAAACGGTACCATGCCCTCACGGGATTGGAAGCGCGCTCGCCATAAACAAGCGTGGTTTCAAGGCGATACGATTTCGGTGGGTATCGGTCAAGGTTATTGGGCAGCGACACCTTTACAACTGGCGCGCGCCGCTACCATTTTAATTGATCATGGTGAAACCATACATCCACGCTTATTGCATGGCATTGGTACATCTGAGGGCATGATTTCTATGCCCATTAGTAAAGGCGAGCCCATTGAGCTGAAACATGACAGCTATTGGAATGTGGCGCTGGCTGGTATGCACAGAGTCATTAATGGCAAAGAAGGCACCGCACGGCGCGCCTTTGCCGACACGCCTTATACGGCCGCGGGTAAATCCGGCACGGCCCAAGTTTTCAGTTTGGCGGAAAACCAGCAATATGATCACGCCTCAACCAAAGAGCATCTGCGTGATAACGCCCTCTTTATTGGCTACGCCCCTTATGAAGATCCCGAAGTGGTAGTGTCTGTGGTGTTAGAAAACGTCGGCGGGGGTAGCTCCCATGCCGCGCCCGTGGCGCGTTCCTTAATTGACTTATATATGATCCCTGAAATAGAGCCCCCCGTTGACGACGAGGAGTCGGCCGATGAATAA
- the rodA gene encoding rod shape-determining protein RodA, giving the protein MNNPHNRRPLWQILHLDWPLFLGLLSLLGASLIVLYSATGEDVDALFRQSMRIVLSLVIMLGLAQLQPSFYARWAPPVFIVGVSLLVLVMLIGDVGKGAQRWLEFGSIRFQPSELMKLVMPMMIATYISRYPLPPSLLRLSLALGMVLVPTLLIAKQPDLGTALLVVASGVFVIFLAGLSWRLILAAAIALGALLPPLWFFFMHDYQKRRVLTLLNPESDPLGAGYHIIQSKIAIGSGGLWGKGWLQGTQSQLEFLPERHTDFIFAVLAEEFGLIGVCALVLLYLFIIWRGLYISMQAQGAFPRLLGGALTLTFFVYVFVNIGMVSGLLPVVGIPLPLISYGGTSMVTLMAGFGILMSVHTHKRLLAK; this is encoded by the coding sequence ATGAATAACCCGCATAATCGCCGCCCGCTGTGGCAAATACTGCATTTAGACTGGCCGCTATTTCTAGGCTTGCTCAGCTTATTGGGCGCCAGTTTAATCGTTTTATACTCAGCAACCGGTGAGGACGTCGATGCTCTTTTTCGCCAAAGCATGCGCATCGTACTCTCGCTGGTCATTATGCTGGGTTTAGCCCAATTACAGCCCAGTTTTTATGCTCGCTGGGCACCGCCCGTTTTTATTGTAGGGGTCAGCTTATTAGTGCTGGTGATGCTTATTGGTGATGTAGGCAAAGGAGCACAGCGCTGGTTAGAGTTTGGCAGCATTCGCTTTCAGCCCTCGGAGCTGATGAAACTGGTGATGCCCATGATGATCGCCACCTACATTAGTCGCTACCCCTTGCCGCCAAGCTTATTACGCTTAAGCCTGGCCTTGGGCATGGTGTTGGTGCCTACGCTATTAATTGCTAAACAACCCGACTTAGGCACCGCCCTGCTGGTGGTGGCCTCGGGCGTATTTGTTATTTTTTTAGCGGGCCTTTCATGGCGCCTAATACTGGCCGCGGCCATCGCACTGGGTGCGCTATTGCCCCCGCTGTGGTTTTTCTTTATGCATGATTATCAAAAACGACGAGTATTGACTCTGCTCAACCCTGAGTCTGATCCCCTCGGGGCTGGCTACCATATTATCCAGTCTAAGATTGCTATTGGCTCCGGCGGCTTATGGGGCAAGGGTTGGTTGCAAGGCACCCAGTCCCAATTAGAGTTTTTGCCAGAGCGTCACACCGACTTTATTTTTGCGGTATTAGCAGAAGAGTTCGGCTTAATTGGCGTTTGTGCACTGGTGCTGTTATACCTCTTCATTATTTGGCGAGGCTTGTATATTTCCATGCAAGCCCAAGGTGCGTTTCCTCGGCTGTTAGGCGGCGCACTTACGCTGACTTTTTTTGTCTATGTGTTTGTTAATATCGGCATGGTCAGTGGTTTATTACCCGTAGTGGGCATTCCTTTGCCCTTAATTAGCTATGGCGGTACTTCAATGGTGACGCTAATGGCCGGCTTTGGCATTTTAATGTCAGTGCACACTCATAAACGTTTATTAGCGAAATAA
- the mltB gene encoding lytic murein transglycosylase B, which translates to MRIALLSAALIFAPFVMAKEAVPEQAAWVEELATKFDLPVSEFENALSQATYQQAIIDAMTRPAEAKPWHDYRPIFLTDKRINEGVAFWQANQALLEEAVAISKVPAEIITAIIGVETFYGQHMGNYKVLDALYTLGFHYPPRGEFFRSEFGHYLTLAKEQGWELDQQKGSYAGAMGMGQFISSSYRHYAIDANSDGVRDLFTVDDAIGSVANYFYEHDWQLDEGVAYPATVTDSDPEKLAALLTPELELNHTWAEFVATGIVIDEELEADTPVKLLKLDGDKGPEYWVVRHNFYVITRYNRSPLYAMAVYQLSEQLKHAYEKTL; encoded by the coding sequence ATGCGTATTGCTCTTCTTTCGGCGGCTCTTATCTTCGCACCTTTCGTTATGGCAAAAGAGGCTGTGCCCGAGCAAGCGGCTTGGGTAGAGGAGCTGGCCACTAAGTTTGACCTGCCGGTGAGCGAATTTGAGAACGCCCTCTCGCAAGCTACCTATCAGCAGGCCATTATAGATGCCATGACCCGCCCGGCTGAAGCCAAGCCTTGGCATGACTATCGCCCCATCTTTTTAACTGACAAGCGCATTAACGAAGGCGTGGCTTTTTGGCAAGCTAATCAAGCGCTATTAGAAGAAGCCGTGGCTATCTCTAAAGTCCCCGCCGAAATTATTACCGCCATTATTGGTGTAGAAACCTTTTATGGTCAACATATGGGCAACTATAAAGTGCTCGATGCTCTTTACACCTTAGGCTTTCACTATCCGCCACGGGGCGAGTTTTTCCGCTCTGAGTTTGGCCATTACTTAACGCTGGCTAAAGAGCAAGGGTGGGAGCTTGACCAACAAAAAGGCTCCTATGCTGGGGCCATGGGCATGGGTCAATTTATTTCCTCAAGCTATCGCCACTATGCGATTGATGCCAACTCTGACGGCGTGCGCGATTTATTTACCGTTGACGACGCCATTGGCAGTGTCGCCAATTACTTTTATGAGCATGACTGGCAATTAGATGAAGGCGTGGCTTATCCGGCAACCGTAACAGACTCAGATCCTGAGAAACTAGCCGCACTGTTAACGCCCGAATTAGAGCTAAATCACACTTGGGCTGAGTTTGTCGCCACCGGCATTGTCATTGATGAAGAGCTAGAGGCCGACACTCCCGTTAAATTGCTTAAACTTGATGGCGATAAGGGGCCAGAATATTGGGTGGTTAGACATAACTTTTATGTGATAACCCGCTATAATCGCAGTCCTTTATATGCCATGGCCGTCTATCAACTAAGCGAGCAGCTAAAACATGCCTATGAAAAAACCTTATAA
- a CDS encoding septal ring lytic transglycosylase RlpA family protein, whose amino-acid sequence MPMKKPYKACLALSVLLLGACSSQTPIEKAEQKKHGAPAKGEVRDARWHKETAGGRYSLRQDVPPEDAPKLDHVKNAVPRYEPYTRGGNKNYNVWGQDYEVWQEVESYRDEGMASWYGAKFHGFETSNGEVYDMYAMTAAHKNLPLPSFVRVTNKANGKQVIVRVNDRGPFHEGRVIDLSYAAAYKLGMLATGTAPVKVELIKIAPNGKEVRLAKQGGNILNGKAVSGNQLYGTNANKTANKTASQPVASTSSALPRQPVAPKGASSVAAKHIQLLATRSPDKAKALAAKLSREYGFPARVERQSEWYRLQMGPIPGNQTQATLSQLIAQGYAQAYFIN is encoded by the coding sequence ATGCCTATGAAAAAACCTTATAAAGCGTGTCTGGCGTTAAGCGTCTTACTGCTTGGCGCCTGCAGCTCACAAACGCCCATTGAAAAAGCCGAGCAAAAAAAACATGGCGCCCCAGCTAAAGGGGAAGTGCGCGATGCCCGCTGGCATAAAGAAACTGCCGGTGGGCGTTATAGTTTGCGCCAAGACGTGCCGCCAGAGGATGCCCCAAAATTAGATCACGTAAAAAATGCCGTTCCACGCTATGAACCCTATACCCGCGGCGGTAATAAGAATTACAATGTCTGGGGCCAAGACTATGAGGTTTGGCAAGAGGTAGAAAGTTATCGCGATGAAGGCATGGCTTCATGGTATGGCGCTAAGTTTCATGGTTTTGAAACCTCAAATGGCGAAGTCTATGACATGTATGCCATGACCGCAGCGCATAAGAACTTACCGCTGCCCTCTTTTGTGCGGGTAACCAATAAAGCCAATGGCAAGCAAGTCATAGTGCGGGTTAATGACCGGGGTCCTTTTCATGAAGGACGAGTGATTGATTTATCTTATGCCGCTGCTTATAAGCTGGGTATGCTAGCTACCGGTACTGCGCCGGTAAAAGTAGAGCTTATTAAAATAGCGCCCAATGGCAAAGAAGTACGCTTAGCCAAGCAAGGCGGCAATATTTTAAATGGCAAAGCCGTCAGCGGAAATCAGCTCTATGGCACTAATGCCAACAAGACTGCTAACAAAACTGCCAGTCAGCCGGTTGCTAGCACCAGTAGTGCGCTGCCTCGCCAACCCGTAGCACCTAAGGGCGCTAGCTCGGTGGCGGCTAAACATATTCAGCTACTGGCGACTCGCTCGCCCGACAAAGCCAAAGCGCTTGCCGCTAAACTGAGTAGAGAATATGGTTTTCCGGCGCGGGTTGAGCGCCAGTCAGAATGGTATCGTCTTCAGATGGGACCTATTCCGGGCAATCAGACTCAAGCCACCTTAAGCCAGCTCATTGCTCAAGGTTATGCTCAGGCTTATTTTATAAATTAA
- a CDS encoding serine hydrolase, with amino-acid sequence MRMLTPIATLLLAATVSVSSYAQILTLPGGASMIPEAPTIAAKSYVLMDYASGQLLVSENADEKLPPASLTKMMTSYILAQALKEGKVNNEDMVTISEAAWAQNFPGSSVMFLEVGKEVSIEQLNRGIIIQSGNDATVAVAEHLAGSVNSFADLMNAWSARLGMTNSHFVTPHGLHSDDMYTTAKDMALLGQALIRDVPEEYKIYSEKSFVYNGITQHNRNSLLWDKSLHVDGIKTGHVDAVGYNLVSSATQDDMRLIAVVMGASSERSRAAESKKLLTYGFRFFQTVTPYEAGTKLMDQAILLGDKSHVELGVDKAVAVTIPRGQAKDLQADFTLDKSLRAPLAKGEQVGTVHLKLNDKDVATFALVALEDVEQGGFFSRMIDYVKLFFKDLFS; translated from the coding sequence ATGCGCATGCTTACACCTATCGCAACATTATTATTGGCCGCCACGGTTTCTGTTTCTAGCTACGCCCAAATTTTGACCCTGCCTGGTGGGGCCTCAATGATCCCAGAGGCGCCCACAATTGCAGCTAAGTCTTATGTGCTAATGGACTATGCTAGCGGCCAGCTATTGGTTTCAGAAAATGCCGATGAAAAACTGCCCCCCGCCAGTTTAACTAAAATGATGACCTCTTATATTTTGGCGCAAGCGCTAAAAGAGGGAAAAGTTAACAACGAAGACATGGTCACTATTAGCGAAGCAGCTTGGGCGCAAAACTTCCCGGGCTCCTCGGTCATGTTTTTAGAAGTGGGCAAAGAAGTGAGCATAGAGCAGCTTAATCGCGGCATTATTATTCAATCGGGTAACGATGCTACGGTCGCCGTGGCCGAGCATTTGGCAGGCAGTGTCAATTCCTTTGCCGATCTAATGAATGCCTGGTCGGCCCGCCTTGGCATGACCAACAGCCACTTTGTTACTCCTCATGGTCTGCACAGTGACGACATGTACACTACCGCGAAAGACATGGCGTTACTGGGCCAAGCGTTAATTCGCGATGTGCCAGAAGAATATAAAATTTACTCTGAAAAATCCTTTGTCTATAACGGCATTACCCAGCACAACCGCAACTCTTTATTATGGGATAAGTCCTTACACGTCGATGGCATTAAAACCGGCCATGTGGATGCGGTGGGCTATAACCTAGTGTCTTCTGCTACTCAAGATGACATGCGCTTAATTGCCGTGGTCATGGGGGCCAGCAGCGAGCGCTCCCGGGCAGCAGAAAGTAAAAAACTGCTCACCTATGGCTTTCGTTTTTTCCAAACCGTGACCCCCTATGAAGCAGGCACTAAGTTAATGGATCAAGCCATTTTATTAGGTGATAAAAGTCACGTAGAATTAGGTGTTGATAAGGCAGTGGCGGTGACCATTCCGCGCGGCCAAGCCAAAGACTTACAAGCTGACTTTACGCTTGATAAGTCGCTGCGCGCTCCGTTAGCTAAAGGCGAGCAAGTGGGTACCGTGCATTTAAAGCTTAATGATAAAGATGTGGCTACTTTTGCGTTAGTGGCGCTAGAAGACGTAGAGCAAGGTGGCTTTTTTAGTCGCATGATCGATTACGTAAAATTGTTTTTTAAAGACTTATTTAGTTAA
- the ybeD gene encoding DUF493 family protein YbeD → MSKQLNTKFDEYLDFPCQFPFKILGLADPSLPDMVVAVLQEYAPGDYSPTIKPSSKGTYHAVSVSVTVTSKEHIETLYSKLGELELVKYVL, encoded by the coding sequence ATGTCTAAGCAATTAAATACCAAATTTGATGAGTATCTGGACTTTCCTTGCCAGTTTCCCTTTAAAATATTAGGACTGGCCGACCCTAGCCTGCCCGATATGGTGGTCGCTGTGTTACAAGAATACGCGCCTGGCGATTATAGCCCTACTATTAAACCCAGCAGCAAAGGCACTTATCATGCGGTGTCGGTATCGGTTACCGTGACCAGCAAAGAACACATAGAAACCTTGTATAGCAAACTGGGCGAGCTAGAACTGGTTAAATACGTACTCTAG
- the lipB gene encoding lipoyl(octanoyl) transferase LipB, whose product MALDQLTVRHWGNACYEEVWHAMQDFTNQRGPETQDELWLVEHPPVFTQGQAGKPEHILNLGDIPLVNSDRGGQVTYHGPGQLIVYLLLDVRRKKLGVRHLVTSMEVAIVELLSEYNIRAYAKADAPGVYISDELGIEHKIASLGLRVRRGCSFHGLALNVNMDLAPFLRINPCGYAGLPMIMTAPLGGPQTIDEAQSQLIPKLAEQLGYPHLYHTTEKLIL is encoded by the coding sequence ATGGCACTCGATCAACTCACGGTTCGCCACTGGGGTAACGCCTGTTATGAAGAGGTGTGGCATGCCATGCAAGACTTCACTAATCAGCGCGGCCCAGAGACCCAAGATGAACTTTGGCTAGTAGAGCACCCTCCGGTGTTTACCCAAGGACAAGCAGGAAAGCCTGAGCACATTTTAAATTTAGGGGATATACCGCTCGTTAACAGTGATCGTGGTGGCCAAGTCACTTATCATGGGCCTGGGCAGTTGATTGTGTATTTGCTATTAGATGTGCGCCGTAAAAAACTAGGCGTGCGCCATTTAGTCACCAGTATGGAAGTGGCTATTGTTGAGCTGCTTAGCGAGTATAACATTCGCGCCTATGCCAAAGCCGATGCGCCTGGGGTCTATATCTCAGATGAGCTTGGCATCGAACATAAAATTGCCTCACTAGGGCTGCGGGTCCGTCGTGGCTGCTCTTTTCATGGCTTAGCGCTTAACGTCAATATGGATTTAGCGCCGTTTTTGCGAATTAATCCTTGTGGCTATGCGGGCCTACCCATGATCATGACAGCCCCACTTGGCGGCCCGCAAACGATTGACGAAGCTCAGTCGCAACTCATACCTAAGCTGGCCGAACAGCTGGGCTATCCACATCTGTATCACACAACAGAGAAGCTTATATTATGA
- the lipA gene encoding lipoyl synthase, with product MNKPVRVEPGVKLRDADKMALIPVKYMPEPDEEVLRKPDWMKIKLPPSSQRIQELKSIMRENNLHSVCEEASCPNLSECFTHGTATFMILGAICTRRCPFCDVAHGRPLAVDPEEPAKLAKTVKELGLKYVVITSVDRDDLRDGGAQHFVDCIKAIREQSPNTKIEILTPDFRGRMDTALEIFKDTPPDVFNHNLETAPRLYRMARPGADYKWSLELLRRFKEMHPQVTTKSGLMMGLGETNDEIVEVLKDLRIHNVTMLTLGQYLQPSRHHLPVKRYVPPAEFAELKDIADSLGFEHAASGPLVRSSYHADLQAQGMEVK from the coding sequence ATGAACAAACCTGTGCGCGTCGAGCCTGGCGTAAAATTACGTGACGCTGATAAAATGGCGCTGATCCCGGTCAAGTACATGCCCGAGCCCGACGAAGAAGTGTTACGTAAGCCGGACTGGATGAAGATCAAGCTTCCTCCGAGCAGTCAGCGTATTCAGGAATTAAAAAGCATTATGCGCGAGAACAATTTGCACTCTGTGTGCGAAGAAGCCTCTTGCCCTAACTTGTCGGAGTGTTTCACTCACGGCACCGCCACCTTTATGATTTTGGGTGCTATTTGCACTCGTCGCTGCCCCTTCTGCGATGTGGCCCATGGTCGCCCGTTAGCCGTGGATCCTGAAGAGCCGGCAAAGTTAGCGAAAACCGTCAAAGAGCTAGGCCTTAAATATGTGGTGATCACCTCGGTAGACCGTGATGACTTGCGTGATGGCGGCGCGCAACATTTTGTGGATTGTATTAAAGCCATCCGCGAGCAAAGCCCTAATACTAAAATTGAAATTTTAACGCCGGACTTTCGTGGTCGCATGGACACAGCACTGGAAATCTTTAAAGATACGCCGCCCGATGTCTTTAACCACAACTTGGAAACCGCACCGCGTTTATATCGCATGGCGCGCCCGGGTGCCGATTATAAATGGTCATTAGAGTTATTACGTCGCTTTAAAGAAATGCATCCTCAGGTCACCACTAAGTCTGGCTTAATGATGGGGTTAGGCGAAACTAATGATGAAATTGTGGAAGTGCTAAAAGACTTACGCATTCATAACGTGACTATGCTAACGCTTGGCCAGTATTTACAGCCAAGCCGCCATCACCTGCCAGTAAAGCGCTACGTGCCGCCTGCTGAGTTTGCTGAGCTAAAAGACATTGCCGACAGCTTAGGCTTTGAACACGCCGCATCAGGCCCGCTGGTGCGCTCATCTTATCATGCCGACTTGCAAGCTCAGGGTATGGAAGTGAAGTAA
- the aroG gene encoding 3-deoxy-7-phosphoheptulonate synthase AroG codes for MHFQTDDIRINQIKELLPPIAVLEKYPATAKASATVFEARQAIHRILVGEDDRLLVVIGPCSIHNVEAALEYGKKLQVLREKYADTLEVVMRVYFEKPRTTVGWKGLINDPHLDNSCQINDGLRIGRKLLLDLNDMGMPTASEFLDMITPQYMADLMSWGAIGARTTESQVHRELASGLSCPVGFKNGTDGTIKVAADAIGAASAAHHFLSVTKLGHSAIVETTGNPDCHIILRGGKEPNYSAEHVAQVCNELDKAGLPQKIMVDFSHANSSKKYERQMVVSDDVSAQIAGGQQAIMGVMVESHLVAGRQDLVEGAELTYGQSITDACIGWSDTETMLAQLAEAVIARRHG; via the coding sequence ATGCATTTTCAAACCGACGATATTCGTATAAATCAAATTAAAGAGCTGTTACCACCGATTGCGGTGCTGGAAAAATATCCAGCCACGGCTAAAGCGTCGGCGACCGTCTTTGAAGCACGCCAAGCTATTCACCGCATTTTGGTGGGCGAAGACGATCGTCTGCTGGTGGTGATAGGCCCATGCTCTATTCATAATGTAGAAGCTGCATTGGAATACGGTAAAAAGCTGCAAGTATTACGTGAAAAATACGCCGATACCTTAGAAGTGGTGATGCGCGTGTATTTTGAAAAACCACGCACCACTGTGGGCTGGAAAGGCTTAATTAACGATCCTCACTTAGATAACAGCTGCCAAATTAACGATGGGCTGCGGATTGGCCGTAAGTTACTTTTGGATCTCAACGACATGGGCATGCCTACTGCCAGCGAGTTTTTAGATATGATCACGCCGCAATATATGGCGGATCTGATGAGCTGGGGTGCCATTGGCGCACGCACCACAGAGTCGCAAGTGCACCGTGAGCTGGCTTCAGGTTTATCTTGCCCGGTTGGCTTTAAAAACGGCACCGATGGCACCATTAAAGTCGCCGCCGATGCTATTGGTGCGGCCAGTGCGGCGCACCACTTCTTATCGGTGACTAAGCTTGGCCACTCGGCCATTGTAGAAACTACCGGTAATCCTGATTGCCATATTATTTTACGTGGCGGTAAAGAGCCAAACTACAGCGCCGAGCATGTGGCTCAGGTGTGTAATGAATTAGATAAAGCCGGTTTGCCGCAAAAAATCATGGTCGACTTTAGCCACGCTAACAGCAGCAAAAAATATGAGCGCCAAATGGTGGTCAGTGATGATGTCAGCGCGCAAATCGCGGGCGGGCAACAGGCCATTATGGGCGTGATGGTAGAAAGCCATCTCGTGGCCGGTCGCCAAGATTTAGTGGAAGGTGCTGAACTCACTTACGGTCAGAGCATTACTGATGCCTGTATCGGCTGGAGCGACACTGAAACTATGCTGGCGCAGTTAGCCGAAGCTGTCATTGCTCGCAGACATGGCTGA
- a CDS encoding DUF2750 domain-containing protein, whose protein sequence is MAYTLTAVEQANIEKQTDDERFNHFVNKVVEHEQLWILTDEHGCMMLTSDDEEDCIPVWPHADYAKAWAVDDWAMCQPEAISLKVWQARWVPGMEEDELLVAVFPISDAAGVLIEPRELQSAFDRKKKIGHQN, encoded by the coding sequence ATGGCCTATACCTTAACTGCCGTTGAGCAAGCAAATATAGAAAAACAAACGGATGATGAGCGCTTTAATCACTTCGTTAATAAAGTGGTGGAACATGAACAGCTGTGGATATTAACCGATGAACATGGCTGCATGATGCTAACCTCGGATGACGAGGAAGACTGCATTCCAGTATGGCCTCATGCAGATTATGCCAAAGCCTGGGCGGTAGATGATTGGGCCATGTGTCAGCCAGAAGCCATTAGCCTTAAAGTTTGGCAAGCGCGCTGGGTACCGGGCATGGAAGAGGATGAGTTATTAGTGGCGGTATTCCCCATTAGTGATGCCGCCGGCGTATTAATAGAGCCACGCGAGCTGCAGAGCGCTTTTGATCGTAAAAAGAAGATAGGACACCAAAACTGA